AATTACATCAGTTTTCAACTCAAAGGTGGAGCGGCAGACTTTCAGAGACGGTTGCGGCGCGCTCTCTTTGTGGGAAGCATTCTCGAGGAGTTCGGCTTCCGCGCCGAAGTGAAAGAAGACGGGGTGTTTGCGCGGCTCGAAGGATATGATGAAGAATATATGAAGGAAAAGTTGAAAATTCTTGGGTATATGATCATGCATACACGGCAGTTGGATATGGTTATGTCCAATGACGCCTCCTACTATCATCACAGGACGAAAATAATGAACGATCTCCACAATGTGGTCATCCCCGGTCCCTCGCAAAAGCGGGACGGTAGCGCAAACGCCCGTTAAGCCGAAGCATACAGATCTTCAAATTTTTCCTCCTGTACCCTTTCCCTTGTTTAGCAATCCTGTACTCACTTCGAATCAATTCCTGAACCCTTGGATGGACGGAAGGGAGACGACCATGGGCATTCATAATCTCGACAAGATCTTTCATCCCGAGGCAGTTGCCGTTGTTGGAGCCAGCCCCAGAATCGGAACAGTTGGTTATGCCTTCGTGGACAATCTGCTGAAAGGAGGTTTCAAGGGGAAGATTTTTCCGGTCAATCCTCATCACGTGGAAATATTGGGACTGAAAGCGTATCCCTCCCTCGCGGACATTCATCAACCGGTGGATCTTGCCATCGTTAGCACTCCCATCCATACAGCTCCGGCCATTATTCAGGAGTGCGCCGACGTGAACATCATGGGGGCCATAATTGTCTCCGCGGGCGGCAAAGAAGCGGGGGCGGAGGGGCGGGAAATTGAATCCAGGATCAAGACCGTGGCCGACAAGGCAGGGATCCGCATTGTGGGACCCAATTGTCTGGGAGTGGTGAGCGCCGAAAGCAAACTCAATGCCACTTTCGCCAGCCATATGCCTCTGCCCGGCAAGCTCGCTTTCATTTCTCAAAGCGGGGCCATCTGCACCGCCATTCTGGATCTTTCCCTGAAAGAGAAGAACGGCTTCAGCTATTTCGTGAGCATCGGAAGCATGCTGGACGTGGATTTTGGGGACTTGGTCAATTACCTGGGCAATGACAACAACGTGAGCAGTATCGTTTTGTATATAGAAAGCCTGACCCATTTTCGAAAATTCATGAGTGCGGCTCGAGCGGTTTCCAGGATCAAACCCATTGTGGTGCTCAAAGCGGGGAGATCTGCCGCCGGGGCACGTGCCGCCGCCTCTCACACGGGAGCGCTGGCCGGATCGGACGCCGTCTATGACGCTGCCTTTGTTCGTGCGGGGATCGTTCGCGTGAACAACATCGAGGAACTGTTCGACTGTGCCGAACTGATGGCCAAACAACCTCGCCCCCAAGGTTCCGGCATGGCCATCATCACCAATGCCGGCGGGCCGGGAGTGATGGCTGCCGACGCTCTTGCCTCGTACGGCATGGAACCAGTGACCTTGTCGTCCGATACCATGCAAAAATTGAACAGCATCCTTCCTCCATATTGGAGCCGGGGAAATCCCATTGATATTCTTGGAGATGCTTCTCCCGACAGGTATCGTAAAGTGCTGGAAGTCTGTATTGCTTCTCCTGAAATTCGGACCCTCCTGATCATCATGACTCCACAGTCCATGAGTGACCCGACAGGAGTTGCGGAATCCCTGAGTGAACTTTTAAGAGGAAAAGGGCTTTCCGTCTTCACGGTATGGATGGGGGGACTGGATATGGAAAAAGGACGGAGCATCTTCAATGCAGCGGGTATCCCCACCTATGATACGCCGGAGCGGGCCATAAGAGCCTTTCAATACATGTGTGCCTACGCGCGGAATATGGAAATGCTGCAACAGATTCCCCAAAAACTTCCTGAAGAACCCGAGTTCGATCAGACATCAGCGCGGACCATCATTACTGAAGCTCTCGAGCAAGATCACCATCTCCTTACGGAGGTGGAATCCAAGGCGCTTCTGTCGGCTTACGGCATCCCGGTGAATCCGACGAAAGTTGCGATATCGGCTGAAGAAGCCGTGAGGATTGCGCGTGAAATGGGGTATCCTGTCGTGATGAAGATCCATTCCCGTGATATTACCCACAAGTCGGATGCCAAGGGAGTCCAGCTCAATCTCAAATACGATGAGGATATACGGGAGGCATATGCCGCCATCATGACCCATGCGGCGGAATATAACCCGCAGGCCGAGCTCCTCGGAGTGACTGTGCAAACCATGCTTCAGCGGCAGGACTATGAGTTGATCCTGGGGAGTAAGAAAGATGCGGATTTCGGGCCCGTCATTCTCTTTGGAATGGGCGGAATCATGACGGAAGTCCTCAAGGACCAGGCAATCGCCCTCCCTCCCTTGAATCGACTGCTGGCCCGAAGGCTCATGGAAAGCACACGAGTCTACAACCTGCTCAAGGGATACAGAAATCGACCGCCTGCCAATCTGGATCTGCTCGATGAAATCCTTGTGCGGCTCTCTCAACTCGTGATCGATTTTCCGGAAATCACCGAACTCGATATCAATCCTCTCCTTATCACGGAAAACGGCGCCTGTGCGGTAGATGCCCGGGTTTGCGTGGAGCCCTCTTCGGTGCCGTCTCCCATGCATCTCGTTATCAGTCCCTATCCCAGTCAATATGAGACAAGTACTGTACTGAAAAATGGAGAAACCATCCTGATCCGTCCCATCAAGCCGGAAGATGCTCCACTGCTTATGGATCTTTTCAATAGTCTCTCTTCGAAAACCATCTATTTTCGGTTTTTCAGGCCCCTTAAATCCCTCGCCAGGGAAATGCTGGTCAGGTTCACTCAAATCGACTATGACCGGGACATCGTTTTTGTGGCCTTGCATCGCAGGGACGGTGATGAACGGATTCTCGGGGTAGTCCGTCTCATGGGTGACCCGGATGTCACCAAAGCTGAATTTGCTGTTGTGGTGAGCGATTCCTGGCAGGGGAAGGGGGTAGGAGCTGCACTGCTCCAGCAAAGCATATCCGTGGCCAAGGAACATGGTCTGAAGTTTATCTGGGGTCACGTTCTGCCTGAAAACACAAACATGCTTGCACTCGGTCGTAAACTGGGCTTTATTGTGAAAAGAATTCCCGGAAGTTCCAACTATGAGCTCAGAATAGACCTATCTAAAACGTGAGCAATGGAAAGATATGAGATGGAAAGGGTTGCTTGGTGATATCGTTTTATAAAAAATCACATTCAACCCCAGGATGATGGATGGGAATTGTCGTTGCAAGAGAGGGAAGAAAGCCGGCAGTGAATATCCTTTGTGGAGGATGCTATGGCGAACTCAAAGCGAAAAAGAATATTGGTGGCAGTGGATGAATCACAACAGGCGTTGGATGCGGTTCGTTATGTGAGTCGAACGGTGTCACCCGAAGAGACCGAGGTGGTTTTATTTCATGTGGTAACCAGGGTTCCTGAATCTTTTTGGGATACGGAAAAAGAACCTGGCTATCAGTACCGCATTATCAGCATCACCGAGTGGGAAAAACAGCAGGAGCAGTTGATCAAAGAGTTTATGGAGAATGCAAACAACATCCTTCTGGATGCGGGTTTTCCGCAAGAAGCGGTGGTTGTGAACATTCACGACAGACAGGCTGGCATTGCAAGGGATATTCTCACAGAATCCCTCAACAATTATAACGCCGTCGTTGTAGGGCGCAGAGGGGTAAGTGAGCTGAAGGATTTGGTTTTGGGCAGTATCGCCACCAAGCTCGTGGAAAAAATCGCTCATGTTCCCCTATGGGTAGTGGGTGGAAGACCCGGGTGCGACAAAATCCTTCTATGTATGGATAACTCTGAGGGTGCCATGCGAGCTGTGGATTATGTGGCGGAAATCATGGATGGTCGTCCGAATCTGGAGGTGACCCTTTTCCATGCCATGCGGGGCTTAAATGTTTTCCAGGAGGTTTTTGGAAAATCCTTTGGATCGGAAAAAGAGAAAGAGTGGCGTGCCGAGATGGAGAGGGAACTGGAAGAGGCGGAAAAAGCTCTGAAATCTGTTTTTGAAGAAGCCGGCAACCGGCTGCAGAAGGCAGGCCTGGATGCTTCCAGAATCCGTCAAATGATCGTGAAAGGGGTAACCAGCCGTGCCGGAGCCATTTTGGAGGAAGCGAAACGTGGAGAAATCGGCACAATAGTTATTGGCAGAAGAGGACTATCCAAGGTAAAAGAATTCTTCATGGGGCGCGTGAGCAATAAGGTAATACAGATGGCGCGGGAAAAAACTGTTTGGATTGTCAGTTGACCAGCAAATGTTCCGGGTGGGGAGAGATCTACTGGATTTTGGGAGGGGACGGCATATGAAGAAACTGGAAAGGCTTTTGAATCGAATTATAGACCGCGTGAATGTAAATTTGCGAGAACCCGCTTTCGATGTAGGGCCTTACGTTCGCGGGTTGATACCCTGGGAGAAATTTGTCCGGTTTTACGCGTTTTACGGCCTAACCCTTGAGCATCCCCTCCATTTCCATTTTCATCATTCCAGTCTGGCCGGCAGTTATTTTCTGGGAAAGTGCATTGTCGACAATGCAGTTCTTTATAAAAGCGATATCCGTGGAGACGAACTTAAAAGCCGTGGAGATGTGTTTCGTTACCGGGGACTTGATATTCCACTCCACGATGACGAAGTGATTCGGATCAAGGACAGTTTCCTGGTAAAAAACCTGGTTCATAACAACTCTCATGATCCGGAGAGTCCCGAGGAATTTCTAATCCAGAATACGGTGGCTTTGCAGTATGCCAATATTCATGGGTCCCCTGTTGAAGGAAGCTTTTTGGGTCCCTTCGCCACTGTGGATCTTACTACGGTACATGACTGTGTTATTGGAAAATATGCTTACGTCCAAACGGGTGAGGTGACTCACCGTTATGTGGAAGACGGGCAGATCTGGATTCATGCGGATAATGCTTTCAATTTCAACTTTCATTTTCATCCCGACGACCTGAACCGTTACGTCCATCTGGTGCCTGGGGAAGTTCCCACGGGCATATTCATGGATTTTCTGGAGGAACGTAAAAGGGATTTCATCAGTGCTTTTGAGTCGGTGGAGTTGAAACCCAACATTGTTGTACCCGAGGGAGCTTCGGTCAGCCGCTATGCCGTGATCAAGGGAAATACCTCCATCGGTGAAAATGTTCTGGTGGCTCAGAGGGCCTATCTGGAAAACGCCTGTTTAGGCAAGGGTTCGAATGCTCAGGAAAATTGCTACATCATCAATTCCCGCCTCGAAGGTTTCAATATCACGGCGCACGGAGGCAAGGTCATCCATGCCAGGTTGGGCAAAAAGGTGTTCGTGGGTTTCAATGCCTTTCTTCAGGGCAAACCCGATTGTTCCCTCTCCATAGGGGAAGGAAGCATCGTCATGCCCCACACCATCATTGACCTGAAGGAGAGCCTGGATATTCCTCCAGGCCAACTCGTTTGGGGTTACATCACGAACAAGAAAGACTTGAGCCGTCACAGTATTTCCCTGGAAGAGTTGTCGCGTTCGGAAGGTGAGATAGTCATCGGAGCCATGATTTTTCAAGGAAACGGAGGTGATTTTGTGAACGCCTTCCAGAAGCGCATTGAACATATTCTTGAGGCAAACGGGGCCTACTATGCCAAGGCGACAGGTAACCGTGGGCATGCTCAGTATGTTCAAAGTATTTCTTTCAACATCATACAGCCTTATCTCGAGGGAGATCTGGGGGGGATGTACCCGACCATCGATATCTGTCCCTGATAGAACGAAAAAAAATGGATAACCGTTCACCGCTGGGGGTGAACGGTTATCCAAAATGCATTCTATTTTTGTATCAGGGATCGCAGTATCCTCAGGTTTTCCTTATCCTCCTTCATATTTTTTCCCTTGGGCGTTTCGAGAACCATCGGATGCCCTTTAAATCGGGGATCGTTCAAAAGCAGTCTGAAACCTTCCAGTCCCACTTCACCCTTGCCGATGTGTTCGTGCCGGTCCACATTGGATCCCAGTCCCTTTTTGCTGTCATTCAAATGGAAAAATTTCAGATGCTCAAGTCCGATGGTCTTATCAAAAAGAGAAAAGGTTTTCTGAAAAGATTCAGGAATTCGAATATCGTAACCAGCAGCAAAAGTATGGCAGGTATCATAACAGACTCCCAAATGAGCCTTGAACCGTGAAATGTGCAGGATGGTTGCAATTTCCTCAAAGGTAGAGCCCAAATTGGTTCCCTGTCCGGCAGTAGTTTCTATGAGTATCATGACGTCGGAGACATCCGAAAGGGCGATAGCCCGATCGAGGTTCCGGACGAATCGTTTGAGGCCTTCTTCCACTCCTTGTCCCACATGGGAACCCGGATGCATGATGAGATGCTGAATGCCGAGCAGGGAGGCTCGTTGCAGTTCGTCAACGAAGGCGTTTATCGACTTTTCAAGTTTTTCGGGTTCTGCAGATGCGAGATTGATAAGGTACGTGTCATGAGCGGCTATGGGCATAAATCCCGATTCCTTATGGCGATCTCTAAAGAGTTCGACAGCTTCTGGCTCAATGGGGAGGGCGTGCCACTGTCTTTCATTTTTAGTGAATATCTGAAGCGCCTCTCCCCCTACTTCCTTGATTCGGTCGAAAGCCAAGTGTAACCCGCCTGCGATGGACATATGAGCACCCAGCAGTGGCATGTAATTCCTTCCTCTTTGATAGATACAAAAATCTTGCACTCTTTTCGAAATCCGTTTTCTTGGCAAATACCAGTGGCTATGCTATAGGAATGCCTGACTGTTTACCCTCATTTGTGGACCCGCAGATTATGCAGATTCTGCAAAAAAGAGAAAAGATCCGTTTGTTGAACTTTTTCCATTTTCTGCGTGTTCTCCGTCCTCTGTAGTCAATGATTATATCCATCTATTTGGAGGGGACTTTATAAGTATGCGCATTTCAAAGCATTTGTCGCCATCCATTTATCCCATCCTCGGTTTTCTATCCCTCATTTTGCTGGGAACTGTCGTGCTCGAAGCAATTCCTTTACGGCGCGGCAGCCATCTTCCCTTGATCGATTCCCTCTTCATGGTGACCTCGGCCGTATGTGTAACAGGCCTTTCCGTCATAGATATCGGAAAGGAATTCACCGTGTGGGGACAGGTCACCATCATGCTCCTCATTCAAATGGGGGGGCTCGGAATCATGACCTTTTCAACCGTGCTCCTTCTGGTGCTTGGCAGATCCATTTCCTTTCGTTCGCGATTTGTCGTGCAGGATATTTTTACCCACAGCCCTCAAGCGGATCTATACGTTCTCCTGAGGAGGGTCATCCTGTTTACCTTCTCTTTTGAAGCTGCCGGTTCCTTTCTGCTGTTTTCCCGCTTTCATCAACAGTTTGACTCTCTTAAAGCATGGTACTATGCTGTTTTTCATTCCATCAGTGCATTCTGCAATGCGGGATTCAGCCTTTTTCCCGATTCCTTCATGGGCTACAGGGATGATGCTCTGGTGAATTTGACCATCATGGCATTGATCGTTTTCGGGGGGATAGGATTCATGGTCATGCACGAACTGGTCCGTGCCGCTGAGCAGGGAAAATCGAGACGGCAATACTGGATCCGACTTTCCCTTCACACCAAGATGGTACTATGCATGACCGCCACTTTGCTGGTCGGAGGTACGATTTTCTTTCTGGTGAGCGAATGGTCGACCACTTTGAAGGAACTTCCATTTTCAACAAAACTCCTGGCCTCCTTCTTCCAGTCGGTCACGCCGCGCACCGCCGGCTTCAATACGTTGGACTATGCATCCATGATCAACATCACCTTGCTCGGCACGGTGATGTTGATGTTTATCGGTGCTTCTCCCGGTTCGACGGGAGGTGGAATCAAGACCAGCACCCTGGGGGTCTTGTTGGCTCTCAGTCGCGCTAGGCTGAAAGGGTCCGCGGATCATGTCCATGCATTCAAGCGATCCATTGTACCTACCACCGTCAACCGTGCCTTCGGTATATTTGTCATCTCTGTCGCCATCGTTCTCATCGGTACGGCATGCATGCTGATTTCACAAGTAGGAAGCATACCGCATAAGGAGAGTTCCGGCCAATTCATGGAACTTTTTTTTGAAACGACTTCAGCGTTTGGAACTGTCGGATTGAGTCTGGGGATTACCCCTGGCCTGACGGGATGGAGTAAATTCATTTTGGTGCTCATGATGTTTACGGGACGTTTGGGGCCTCTCGTCATTGCCATGGCCATTCAGGCGGAGGAGAGCAAGGGGAGATTTTACTACGCGCAAGAACCCATCATGATCGGTTGAGGTTGTGAAATGCGCCAGATCGCCATCATCGGACTCGGCAATTTTGGATATTACCTGGGGCGCGAGCTTTACAGCAAAGGATATGACGTCATAGGTCTCGATAGCCAACAGGAAGCGGTTCAAAAGGCCAAGAACGAAATCAGCGAAGCTGTTTTAGCGGATGGGACAGATAGGGATACACTGCTGGCCTTGGGCATTCCCCAGGTGGACCTGGCGGTAGTCACCATCGGGACCAATATGCTCGCCAGCATCATGACGACCTTTCACCTGAAGGAAATGGGGGTCAAGCGTGTCTATGCCAAAGCCCTCAGCGAGGAGCACGGACAGGTGCTCATGCGCATGGGGGCCGACGAGATTCTGTTTCCGGAAAAGGATCTCGCCTGTTCTTTAGCACGCAGAATAGAAAACCCCAATCTCCTGGAATACCTGCCTTCCATCCAGGACTATGGAATCTTCGAAGTGAGCAATCCGAAAGGGCTCATGGGAAAATCCCTGCGGGACCTCGATATGATCAATAGGTACGGGATTCAGGTCATTGCCATCCGTGAGGGGGAGGACAAGCGCCTGGCTTTCATTCCGAAAGCGGACTATGTTATCAAAGCAAACGACGTGATGATTCTGCTGGGTTCCAACCAATCCATGGATGAATTTTTGGAGGAAATAGAATACGAACAAAAATGATGAAATCGCATCAATTTTGAGCTTCTTTTCATATAGATAAAAAGGAGATACTTTTTATGATTGAACGTTATACCCGCCCTGAGATGGGGCGAATTTGGACTATCGAAAACAAATATCGAAAGTGGCTGGATGTGGAAATTGCGGTTTGCGAAGCCCTTTCAGAGGCGGGAAACATTCCGGCTGACGATCTGAAAGACATTAAGGAAAAAGCGGCTTTTGATGTCAAGAGGATCGAGGAAATCGAACAGGAAACTCATCACGACGTGATTGCATTTCTGACGAACGTGGCAGAACATGTAGGGCCGGCTTCCAGGCATATTCACGAGGGACTGACCTCCTCTGATGTCCTCGATACGTCCATGGCTTTGCTTTTGAAGGAAGCTGCGGATCTTCTCCTGGAAGATATGGACAGACTCTTGGCCGTTCTCAAAAGAAGGGCTTATGAATGGAAAGATACCGTGATGATTGGGCGGTCTCATGGCATTCACGCCGAGCCCATCACTTTCGGACTCAAGTTTGCTCTCTGGTATTCTGAAATGGTGCGGAATCGTGAGCGCATGGAGCATGCCAGGGAATCGATTCGAGTGGGTAAAATTTCCGGAGCTGTGGGAACTTATGCCAATATTGATCCAGCCATCGAAAAGAAGGTCTGTCATGCATTGGGATTGAAACCTGCCCCCATCAGTACGCAAATCATACAGCGTGACCGTTATGCAGAATTTTTTTCCACCCTGGCGATCATCGGTTGCTCCATTGAAAAGATAGCTGTTGAAATCCGTCACCTGCAGCGCACGGAAGTTCGTGAAGTTGAAGAATTCTTTGCTGCAGGTCAAAAGGGTTCTTCCGCCATGCCCCACAAACGCAATCCCATCGCTTCCGAAAACTTGGCCGGTCTTGCCCGCGTCCTTCGCGGAAACGCTCTGGCGGCCATGGAAAATGTGGCTCTCTGGCATGAACGGGATATCAGCCATTCGTCAGTTGAACGAATCATCGCCCCCGATTCCACAATTCTTTTGGACTATATGCTGGCACGGCTTACCAGAGTGCTCGATAAGCTGGTAGCGTACCCGGAAAACATGCAAAAAAACCTCGAACTGACCGGGTCGCTCTTCTTTTCTCAACAGGTGATGCTTGCCTTGACCCGTAAAGGACTCACCCGTGAAGATGCGTACAAAATGGTACAAAGAAATGCCATGACCGTTTGGAAGGAAGGCGGCCAATTGAACGATCAATTGAAGAAGGATAGCGACGTCATGCGGTACCTTGGTTCCGAGGAAATCGACGGTATATTCGACCTTCGTTACCATTTGAAACATGTGGACACGATTTTTCAAAAGGTATTTGAAGCGGAGTAGGGGCGGCGCAGAAAAAGGATGTCCACTCATGGCTTATGGGGCGGGCACCATGGGGGGCTTCATTGACTGGAATGATTATTGCCATCCGATTTCGTTTGAGGGTTGATCGCTTACCTGGAAAAGTTTATGCTGTAAAATTCCGATGATGAAGCGAAACGGATGCAGTTGTGTCCGTCTGGAAGAAAATCCCAACCTGTGAGCAATCCCAAATGAGCAGTAAGTCCATCAGCAAGGTCTCTCGACTTCCCGAACTTCTCGCGCCAGCCGGCCATGTGGAAGCTTTTCATGCCGCATTGGAAAGCGGTGCGGATGCCGTCTATCTTGGTCTGAAACAACTGAGTGCGAGAGCCTCTGCCACGAATTTTTCGCTGGAAGAACTTTCTACCCTTGTTCCCTATGCGCACAAACGGAACGTTTCTGTCTATGTAGCTTTGAACAGTGTCATGGCTGCACCGCAGTTTCCTGCCATAATGGATTCCATACAGTCCATGGCGGATATCCATGTGGATGCTCTGATCGTTCAGGATGCTGGAATTTTCTATCTGGTGCGCAAGTTCTTTCCGCATCTCAAGCTCCATGCAAGCACGCTCATGGCCATTCACAACAGCGCTGGAGTTCACCAGTTGGAGAAGATGGGTGCGGAGCGGGTTGTCCTGGCCCGCGAACTGAGTTTGGATGAAATCCGCCAAATCAGTGTCTCAACCCGGGCCGAGCTGGAAATATTCGTCCATGGGGCTCTCTGTTATTCATACTCCGGGCTTTGTCTGGCGAGCAGCTATCGGGGAGGGCACGGGGGATTGCAGGGACGCTGTGTGCAACCCTGCCGTCTGCGTTTCAAGCAGGGACGCAAAGAGGGTTTCTTCCTCTCCTGCAATGACGTGTGTGCTCTCCCCCTCGTTCCGGAACTCAAGAAGTTGAGGATTGCATCCTTTAAAATAGAAGGGCGCATGAAAGGAGCCGACTATATCGGGCAAGTCGTCAAGGCCTATCGTCTTGTTCTGGATGCACCTCCCGAGCGGCAAAAGGACGCTTTGGCAGAAGCCCAGCAGTATCTTCTGCAATCTCCCTCAAGACGCCTGACGACTGGTTTTTTTGACAAGAATTTCAATGCAGAAATCCTCACGCCTCATCGTTCGGGTTCGAGCGGCCTTTGGGTGGGAACCGTAAAAACTGTTCAGGATAATAAAGCGGCTGTTCTGCTGCGCCACGACTTGGAACTAGGAGATCGAGTGCGTCCAGAATCCTCCGAGGGCAAGGAAAAGCGTGCTTTTTCCGTCAGGGAAATCTTTGCTCAGAACGGAAGCCCTTTAAAAAACGCCCGCTCTGGTGAACGTGTCCTTTTGCCCATGCAAAGCGATCTTTTGCCTGGCGAGCGCCTCTTTAAAGTGGGAAGCCGCTCTCAATCCATTCCTGGTCTATGGCAAAAGATTCGAAACGAAATACCGGAAAATGTGCCATTCCATAAGAAATTCAATGAACGTGAGCGCATATTTGAAGATTGGCCGGTGATGCAGTTCAATCCTCGAAGGGCTGAAGAGACGGTCATTCTCAAAATCGGTTCGGTGGGAAACCTTTCCGAAGCCTTTCAATCTCCTGCAGGTTGGGTGATGCTTACAGCCACTCGGGCCAACCTGGAAAAAATGGCCAGGCAGCGCCTCATTCCAGCGCAAAAACAGCGTTTCGTGTGGTCACTCCCTGTCCTCCTCAGCGAGAAAGACATAGAATATTATCGACCTGCGGTTCGTTGGTTTTGCGATAAAGGGTTTAGTTCCTGGGAAATCAATAACTGGGCGCACCTGGATCTGTTCGAAGGCAGGAGAAATCTGAATCTTTTTGCGGGAAGCCGTTTCAACATCAGAAATCTAGCGGCTATGGCGGCATTGGGAGAGGCCGGCTGTCAATGGACGGAGCTTTCCATCGAAATCACACGTGAAGAACTTCAGCTCCTGAGTCACGGACCATTCAGCACTCTTCCCATCGTCACATTGTATTCATGGCCCCCCCTATTCACTTCACGCTTGTCTCCCAAGCTCCAGGAAGACAAGCCGCTTCTCTCACCTCGCAAGGATATTTACAGCTTTCGAAAGAAAGGTCCGCATTCTTTCATCTACGCCGAAAAACCTATGAACTGGTTTGGGCAGATTCCCGTTCTCCAATCCTACGGATTTCGCTATTTCCTGATCGATCTCAGTGAAGGCCCGCACAACCAGGCGAAAGAATTGGAAAGGCTGTTCAGCGGTTTCAAAAGATGCAGGGCCGATGAGCCTTTTTCCCTGTTCAATTTTGAGCGAAAACCCTGAGTGCTGATCTATAAGCCCTAAAAACAAAAACCCGGGGCAATTGAACAACCCGGGTTGCATAGAACTCTCAAGGTTTATCCGCTTCAAAAGCGGCGTGAAAATTCACCAAATTTCAACTCTTCAACTTCGTATTCTCGGTATAACGTTCCTTTTTCCATCGGGTTTTCCAGCTTGCGCATTCACTACAACTCTAGAAGCTGAAAAAGAAGCTAAAACCTGGAAAGACGAAAGGATAGAATGGATATACAGGAGCGTAATAATCAACATATGATCTGTAGTAAGGACGGTAGTATGAACGGTAATAGGGTCGATAGTAGGGTCGATAGTAATAATATCCGTAGGAACGGGATCCAGGATATCGTCCATAATAATGACGTTTGTAGTTGCCATGATAATACCTGGAGCGGTCACCCCCGTAGTACCCATGAGAATGGGGTCTGCTGTAACTGGACTGGTAGGAACGGTTTGGGCTTCGATCCCTGTAAGAACCTCTTTCAGCGAGAGCAGTAGTAGAAGTCGCCACCAGCATCAAAATGGCGAAAACCGACAACACTTTTTTAATTTTGTTGGCCTTCATGGTTGTCACCTCGCGCACAATCTGTTGATTCTAACTCGGTTATGCTGAATCTCGCCAGGGGGTCTTCTCTATCTATCTCCGTTTCAAACCGAAGAATTTCTCTTTCAATACAGATGAAAGAAGAACTCGTAAAACCCTCTCGTACATAACCTTTAATAATTTAATCATTCTCAAAAAAAATTAAAGAGGCTTCTTATCGGACTCCAACCCGTTCAAGAAGTTCAAGAGAGGATGATGATTTTGCCGCGATGTGTTAATGAATGAGGCGGCGATACATTGCCGCGACGGCAAGGGGGAAGCAGATCATGCTGAAGATGGCGAGATAGGCGACATCCCAGAGAAGATCCATTTTCACCATACCCAGGGAGAAATATCGAGTCAGCCGCACCAAATGAGTCAGGGGAAAAATGATGGCCATCTTCTGTGCCCAATAAGGAAGGTTTTCCAGAGGGAAAAAAGTGCCGCTGAAAAGGAACATTGGAGTGATAAACAGGAAAATAGGAAGGTTGTAAGTGTCGATGCTGGGGACGATTCCTGTAAAAAGCATTCCGATGGAGCCAAACGCCAGTCCGCCCAAGAATGCGAGAGGAAGAATCAGGAGACCATATGGGAATTG
This region of Desulforhabdus amnigena genomic DNA includes:
- a CDS encoding potassium channel family protein, encoding MRQIAIIGLGNFGYYLGRELYSKGYDVIGLDSQQEAVQKAKNEISEAVLADGTDRDTLLALGIPQVDLAVVTIGTNMLASIMTTFHLKEMGVKRVYAKALSEEHGQVLMRMGADEILFPEKDLACSLARRIENPNLLEYLPSIQDYGIFEVSNPKGLMGKSLRDLDMINRYGIQVIAIREGEDKRLAFIPKADYVIKANDVMILLGSNQSMDEFLEEIEYEQK
- the purB gene encoding adenylosuccinate lyase, whose product is MIERYTRPEMGRIWTIENKYRKWLDVEIAVCEALSEAGNIPADDLKDIKEKAAFDVKRIEEIEQETHHDVIAFLTNVAEHVGPASRHIHEGLTSSDVLDTSMALLLKEAADLLLEDMDRLLAVLKRRAYEWKDTVMIGRSHGIHAEPITFGLKFALWYSEMVRNRERMEHARESIRVGKISGAVGTYANIDPAIEKKVCHALGLKPAPISTQIIQRDRYAEFFSTLAIIGCSIEKIAVEIRHLQRTEVREVEEFFAAGQKGSSAMPHKRNPIASENLAGLARVLRGNALAAMENVALWHERDISHSSVERIIAPDSTILLDYMLARLTRVLDKLVAYPENMQKNLELTGSLFFSQQVMLALTRKGLTREDAYKMVQRNAMTVWKEGGQLNDQLKKDSDVMRYLGSEEIDGIFDLRYHLKHVDTIFQKVFEAE
- a CDS encoding peptidase U32 family protein, with the protein product MSSKSISKVSRLPELLAPAGHVEAFHAALESGADAVYLGLKQLSARASATNFSLEELSTLVPYAHKRNVSVYVALNSVMAAPQFPAIMDSIQSMADIHVDALIVQDAGIFYLVRKFFPHLKLHASTLMAIHNSAGVHQLEKMGAERVVLARELSLDEIRQISVSTRAELEIFVHGALCYSYSGLCLASSYRGGHGGLQGRCVQPCRLRFKQGRKEGFFLSCNDVCALPLVPELKKLRIASFKIEGRMKGADYIGQVVKAYRLVLDAPPERQKDALAEAQQYLLQSPSRRLTTGFFDKNFNAEILTPHRSGSSGLWVGTVKTVQDNKAAVLLRHDLELGDRVRPESSEGKEKRAFSVREIFAQNGSPLKNARSGERVLLPMQSDLLPGERLFKVGSRSQSIPGLWQKIRNEIPENVPFHKKFNERERIFEDWPVMQFNPRRAEETVILKIGSVGNLSEAFQSPAGWVMLTATRANLEKMARQRLIPAQKQRFVWSLPVLLSEKDIEYYRPAVRWFCDKGFSSWEINNWAHLDLFEGRRNLNLFAGSRFNIRNLAAMAALGEAGCQWTELSIEITREELQLLSHGPFSTLPIVTLYSWPPLFTSRLSPKLQEDKPLLSPRKDIYSFRKKGPHSFIYAEKPMNWFGQIPVLQSYGFRYFLIDLSEGPHNQAKELERLFSGFKRCRADEPFSLFNFERKP